A genomic region of Deltaproteobacteria bacterium contains the following coding sequences:
- a CDS encoding alpha/beta fold hydrolase — MYEPFTPALLTRSPHIQTIFGSLQLRVAGKNEMSDVVEETIVSTGNGGRLLGYNSRQTVRSPKALIILIHGWEGSADSTYMLSTGRYFYRKGYDIFRLNLWDHGKSHHLNRELFHGAMTEETAEAVANAARLLPDRPCYLIGFSLGGNFALRIALRQSISPIPNLRNTFCISPALDPYKATLAIDAGPSIYRRYFLAKWKRSLKQKQRCFPELYNFDAVLHHRTCMALTEAIMPWYTKFGDYRDYFRRYTMTGNAILPLSTPVTIFTAADDPVVCAEDFNLLPRNRYLNLSIQRYGGHCGFLDPFPFGCWYERCIGETLASEEAE; from the coding sequence ATGTATGAACCTTTCACGCCTGCCTTATTGACCAGAAGCCCTCACATACAGACCATATTCGGCAGCCTGCAACTGCGGGTTGCAGGAAAAAATGAAATGTCCGATGTCGTCGAGGAGACGATTGTTTCTACCGGAAATGGCGGTCGCCTCCTTGGTTACAATTCACGACAAACCGTGCGGTCCCCCAAGGCGTTGATCATTCTGATCCACGGATGGGAAGGAAGCGCAGACTCCACCTATATGCTATCCACGGGACGCTATTTTTACCGCAAGGGCTATGACATCTTCCGCCTCAACCTATGGGATCACGGCAAAAGCCATCATTTGAATCGGGAACTTTTTCACGGCGCGATGACTGAAGAAACAGCAGAGGCAGTCGCCAATGCAGCCAGGCTTTTGCCGGATCGCCCGTGTTATTTAATAGGATTTTCACTTGGTGGAAACTTCGCACTTCGGATAGCTCTTCGCCAATCCATTTCACCGATTCCTAATTTAAGAAATACTTTCTGCATCAGCCCCGCCCTTGACCCCTATAAAGCGACTCTTGCCATTGATGCAGGCCCCTCTATTTACCGCCGTTATTTTCTGGCAAAGTGGAAGCGGTCCCTGAAACAAAAACAACGCTGCTTTCCAGAGCTCTACAATTTTGACGCAGTTCTGCACCATAGAACCTGTATGGCACTTACGGAAGCCATTATGCCCTGGTATACCAAATTTGGTGATTACCGGGACTATTTTCGCCGCTATACGATGACCGGCAACGCCATCCTCCCACTATCCACACCGGTTACGATCTTCACGGCGGCCGACGACCCTGTGGTTTGTGCGGAGGACTTCAATCTTCTGCCCCGGAACCGATATCTGAACCTCTCTATACAACGATATGGCGGCCACTGCGGCTTTCTTGACCCCTTTCCGTTCGGATGTTGGTATGAGAGATGTATAGGCGAAACCCTTGCCAGCGAGGAGGCGGAATGA
- a CDS encoding MFS transporter — protein MASGNPFAALNGMQRTFRALHHRNYRLFFGGQSISLIGTWMQQLAMSWLTYRLTHSTVLLGVVGFSSLIPSFLLAPFAGVLIDRWERYRVMIVTQILAMIQAVVLALLVLTGMITIWHIIILSTLLGIINSVDNPVRHALIIDLVESKEDLSNAIALSASMFNVARLVGPSIAGVLISLVGEGVCFLINALSFIAVIISLLSMKVTSKERKMHRTPFWQDIREGFAYAFGFPPIRYILMLIAWTSLVGMSYNVLMPVFARDILHGGAHTFGFLMAGTGCGALIGSIYLATRKSVLNLERILVITSLLFGIGLILLSLSHVDWIALIFMMLIGFGMISQFAGCNTILQTIVEEDKRGRVMSLFIMTSIGTIPFGSLLAGSMAQIVGTPQTIRISGLLCIFGAVMLAVRLHAFRAMIHPIYIKKGIIMKT, from the coding sequence ATGGCTTCTGGTAATCCCTTTGCTGCTTTAAATGGTATGCAAAGAACGTTTCGAGCCTTACACCATAGAAATTACCGTCTTTTTTTTGGCGGTCAGAGTATCTCTCTCATCGGCACCTGGATGCAGCAGCTTGCCATGAGCTGGCTAACCTATCGGTTAACACATTCAACGGTCCTCTTAGGCGTTGTTGGATTCTCCAGCCTTATCCCTTCTTTTCTTTTAGCCCCGTTTGCGGGTGTATTGATCGATAGATGGGAGCGGTACCGCGTAATGATAGTAACCCAAATTCTTGCGATGATTCAGGCTGTGGTTCTGGCGCTATTGGTTCTTACTGGCATGATCACGATCTGGCATATTATCATATTGAGCACATTACTGGGAATTATCAATTCCGTTGATAATCCTGTTAGACATGCATTGATCATAGACTTGGTTGAAAGCAAAGAGGATTTGAGTAATGCCATTGCATTAAGCGCTTCCATGTTCAATGTGGCCCGCCTGGTTGGTCCCTCTATCGCCGGTGTTCTAATATCTCTCGTTGGCGAGGGGGTCTGTTTTCTTATAAATGCTTTAAGCTTTATAGCGGTTATTATATCGTTATTGTCAATGAAAGTTACATCTAAGGAAAGAAAGATGCACCGGACGCCTTTCTGGCAGGATATAAGAGAAGGATTTGCTTATGCATTCGGTTTTCCTCCTATTCGGTATATATTAATGCTTATCGCCTGGACTAGCTTGGTAGGGATGTCCTATAATGTGCTAATGCCTGTTTTTGCCCGGGATATTCTTCATGGCGGAGCCCATACGTTTGGCTTTTTGATGGCAGGCACGGGTTGCGGAGCATTAATTGGGTCCATTTATCTTGCTACGAGAAAGAGCGTCCTGAACTTGGAGAGAATTCTTGTCATCACATCGCTTCTTTTTGGGATCGGCCTCATATTATTATCTCTGTCTCATGTTGACTGGATCGCTCTGATATTTATGATGTTGATTGGTTTTGGGATGATTTCGCAATTCGCTGGCTGCAATACAATTTTGCAGACTATTGTTGAAGAGGACAAACGTGGCCGGGTTATGAGCTTGTTCATCATGACCTCTATCGGTACGATACCCTTCGGCAGTCTTTTGGCTGGCAGTATGGCACAAATCGTCGGTACCCCTCAAACAATTAGGATAAGCGGGCTCTTATGCATATTTGGTGCAGTTATGCTGGCAGTGAGACTGCACGCCTTCAGGGCCATGATCCACCCAATTTACATAAAGAAAGGCATCATTATGAAAACATAA
- a CDS encoding DsbA family protein — protein MGKGIVNKLKETYDINDTWVSYELHPETPPEGILLSERFKGYDVSKMYDQLRQRGKEIGIVFGNRTLLSNSRLALEASEYARDMGKYESFHEHMLHAYFTEAHDIGNINVIKAVATANGLDADDLANALKDGRYRSRLTAARKEGGKINLTGVPTFIINEKYKIVGAQPLDVFRDTLNKV, from the coding sequence ATCGGCAAGGGCATTGTCAACAAATTAAAAGAGACCTACGACATCAATGATACCTGGGTCAGCTACGAGCTCCATCCTGAAACGCCACCTGAAGGCATTCTGTTATCTGAAAGATTCAAGGGATATGACGTATCCAAGATGTATGACCAATTACGTCAACGGGGTAAAGAAATTGGCATCGTTTTCGGCAATCGCACCTTGCTGTCCAACTCACGCCTTGCCCTGGAAGCTTCAGAATATGCCCGCGACATGGGTAAATACGAAAGTTTTCATGAACATATGCTTCACGCCTATTTTACTGAAGCTCATGATATCGGAAATATTAACGTCATCAAAGCTGTCGCAACGGCAAATGGGCTCGATGCCGATGATTTGGCAAATGCCCTGAAGGATGGCCGCTACAGATCACGATTGACGGCCGCAAGAAAAGAAGGGGGAAAGATCAACCTGACCGGTGTGCCGACCTTCATTATCAATGAGAAGTACAAGATAGTTGGCGCTCAACCGCTTGATGTCTTTAGAGATACTTTGAACAAGGTATGA
- a CDS encoding prenyltransferase — MKKDLAARLGPARVPFLLLPPMCALLGWATASQEHVPISTLSIILVFIGAVASHISVNAFNEYADFRSELDSKTKRTPFSGGSGTLQERPELAAWALGLAIGTAILTAAIGIYFVIICGPGILPMGIGGLVIVISYSFWAVRNSFFCLITPGLGFGTCMVMGTNFVLSGHYSWSSAIASLIPFFLVNNLLLLNQFPDVEADRSVMRKNLPISAGLNLSALVYAIFNLLAYAAIVAGVFLKVFPPLALLGLATAFLSIPSSIGAFKHSDDIPKLIPSMGQNVVVNLLTPALLAVGIFWG; from the coding sequence ATGAAAAAAGATTTAGCCGCCCGACTTGGTCCGGCACGAGTACCTTTTTTACTGCTTCCGCCAATGTGCGCACTGCTCGGTTGGGCAACAGCTTCGCAGGAACACGTTCCAATCAGTACGCTTTCCATTATTCTGGTTTTTATTGGAGCAGTAGCATCACATATCAGCGTCAATGCTTTTAATGAATATGCCGATTTTCGCTCTGAGCTTGATTCAAAAACAAAACGCACTCCTTTCAGCGGAGGAAGTGGAACTCTGCAAGAACGACCGGAACTCGCAGCATGGGCACTTGGGCTCGCGATCGGAACAGCAATTCTTACTGCAGCCATTGGAATCTATTTTGTCATTATTTGCGGTCCCGGTATTCTTCCTATGGGCATTGGCGGACTGGTGATTGTGATCTCTTATAGTTTCTGGGCTGTACGTAACTCATTCTTCTGTCTAATCACCCCTGGTTTAGGATTCGGTACATGCATGGTCATGGGCACCAACTTTGTTCTTTCCGGTCACTACTCGTGGTCCTCTGCGATTGCTTCACTGATCCCATTCTTTCTTGTGAATAACCTTCTGCTTCTCAATCAGTTCCCGGATGTTGAGGCCGATCGAAGCGTAATGCGAAAAAACCTGCCCATCAGTGCCGGGTTGAATTTGAGTGCGCTGGTGTATGCAATTTTTAATCTTCTGGCATACGCTGCAATTGTCGCAGGAGTTTTTTTGAAGGTATTTCCACCACTTGCTCTTCTAGGGTTAGCGACTGCTTTTCTCAGCATTCCGTCAAGCATCGGTGCATTTAAGCACAGTGATGATATTCCAAAATTAATACCATCTATGGGCCAGAATGTCGTGGTTAATCTGCTTACGCCGGCACTATTAGCTGTAGGAATTTTCTGGGGATAA
- the msrB gene encoding peptide-methionine (R)-S-oxide reductase MsrB — protein MKKILIYIAAIFMVIVSATGQAARKEVKKMDQANAKILIATLAGGCFWCVEADFEKGSGVIKVISGYTGGSGENPTYEDYGKKGHVEAVQVFYDPSKISYEKILEIFWRHIDPTDTGGQFADRGPYYRSVIFYHDEEQRRIAEKSKEALGKSGRFGKPIVTEIVRFTRFHDAEEHHQDYYKKNQLRYKYYRQGSGRDQFLEKIWKNEPRSAVPPSSKAYTKPDEQTLRKRLTPLQYQVTQREGTEPPFQNEYWNNKKEGIYVDIATGEPLFSSLNKYDSGTGWPSFTRPLDPEAVMEKSDGSLFMQRTEVKSRQGGSHLGHVFADGPAPTGLRYCMNSAALRFIPKDDLEKEGYGQYRNLFEKK, from the coding sequence ATGAAGAAAATCCTTATCTATATCGCGGCGATCTTCATGGTGATAGTATCTGCAACAGGGCAGGCCGCGCGGAAGGAGGTAAAGAAAATGGATCAGGCGAATGCAAAAATCCTGATCGCGACCTTGGCCGGTGGCTGTTTCTGGTGCGTGGAAGCCGATTTTGAAAAGGGGTCCGGGGTTATCAAGGTCATTTCCGGCTATACGGGCGGATCAGGTGAGAACCCGACGTACGAGGATTACGGCAAGAAAGGGCACGTGGAGGCAGTGCAGGTCTTCTACGATCCTTCGAAAATCTCATACGAAAAGATTCTCGAGATCTTCTGGAGGCACATCGACCCGACCGACACCGGCGGACAATTTGCAGATCGTGGGCCCTATTACCGCAGTGTGATCTTCTATCACGATGAGGAACAGAGAAGGATCGCCGAGAAATCAAAGGAGGCCCTCGGGAAATCGGGGCGTTTCGGCAAGCCGATCGTCACGGAGATTGTAAGATTCACCAGATTCCACGACGCTGAGGAGCATCATCAGGATTATTACAAGAAGAACCAGCTACGGTACAAGTATTACCGGCAGGGGTCAGGGCGGGACCAGTTCCTGGAAAAGATCTGGAAAAATGAACCGCGTTCTGCAGTGCCGCCATCCAGCAAGGCCTACACAAAACCTGATGAACAGACCCTGCGGAAAAGACTGACTCCGCTTCAATACCAGGTGACGCAGAGGGAAGGCACCGAACCGCCATTCCAAAACGAGTACTGGAACAACAAAAAAGAGGGAATCTACGTGGACATCGCCACAGGTGAGCCCCTCTTTAGTTCGCTGAATAAATACGATTCCGGCACGGGCTGGCCAAGCTTCACACGGCCGCTCGATCCGGAGGCGGTCATGGAGAAGAGCGACGGCAGCCTCTTCATGCAGCGGACTGAGGTGAAAAGCCGTCAAGGCGGCTCCCATCTCGGACATGTGTTTGCGGACGGTCCTGCGCCGACAGGGCTCCGCTACTGCATGAACTCCGCAGCGCTTCGCTTCATACCGAAAGATGATCTTGAGAAGGAAGGCTACGGGCAATATCGAAATCTCTTTGAAAAAAAGTAG
- a CDS encoding HD domain-containing protein encodes MQYDRKKYIEAIHAQLEQNIFYHSLALEACMAGIYEYLMANDQLGGNEPGREDWLAAGLLHDIDYGGEFKSEHPAKTKEALEKYGIEISETVLKIIKAHASKLTGVHPENKAHWAILCADSLTGLITAVALILPSKKLADVKLSSVVKRFLKEPKFAAGTRREEVSMCANPDGLNIPIEKFIEICLGSMQKIAQEISL; translated from the coding sequence ATGCAATATGACCGAAAAAAATACATAGAAGCGATTCATGCTCAGCTCGAACAAAATATTTTCTATCATTCCTTGGCCCTTGAGGCTTGCATGGCTGGAATATACGAATATTTAATGGCCAATGACCAATTGGGTGGCAACGAACCTGGAAGAGAAGACTGGCTGGCGGCGGGGTTGCTACATGATATTGATTATGGCGGGGAATTTAAAAGCGAGCATCCGGCCAAGACAAAAGAGGCGCTGGAAAAATATGGGATAGAAATTTCTGAGACCGTTCTTAAAATTATCAAAGCTCACGCATCTAAATTAACTGGTGTCCATCCGGAAAATAAAGCCCATTGGGCAATTTTATGCGCCGATAGCCTGACAGGCCTTATAACGGCCGTGGCCTTGATTCTTCCTTCCAAAAAATTAGCCGACGTTAAATTGTCTTCCGTCGTAAAACGCTTCTTAAAGGAACCGAAGTTTGCTGCTGGAACAAGAAGGGAAGAAGTGTCTATGTGCGCGAATCCAGACGGTCTGAATATCCCAATTGAAAAATTTATAGAAATTTGCCTGGGTTCAATGCAAAAAATCGCACAGGAAATTAGTCTATAA
- a CDS encoding MBL fold metallo-hydrolase — MKRAFLKLFSILILVILSSISVSGQQSQVPAASAPVISKQVAPNIYLFTGGRGANTGAYIGDKEVLLIDSKQDSGSVAQVLAAIKELTNNPVTRLVNTHADGDHIFGNRFQPTGVTFIAQENCLKEFFMPSMNGTPSDWNNPALKAFLPSVTYKDRLDIQVGAKRIELYYFGVGHTTGDTVVYFPDEKVAFIGDQIFTTRVQLIHAYKGGSSLGEVSALERMLSTIDAQKFVCGHNDMIDRTAVQNHIAQMKELQEKVRGLKVKGQSIEEAQKQFEQNQSSLVQTIYNEIK, encoded by the coding sequence ATGAAAAGAGCTTTCTTAAAATTATTTTCTATTCTCATTCTTGTTATTTTATCTTCAATATCGGTATCTGGTCAACAATCCCAGGTCCCCGCCGCTTCAGCACCGGTCATTTCGAAGCAGGTGGCGCCTAACATCTATTTGTTCACCGGCGGTAGGGGTGCGAATACTGGTGCATACATCGGCGATAAGGAAGTGCTGCTCATCGACTCCAAACAGGATTCGGGATCGGTTGCGCAGGTGCTAGCGGCAATAAAGGAACTTACGAACAACCCGGTCACCCGTCTGGTGAATACGCATGCGGATGGCGATCATATATTCGGCAACCGCTTCCAGCCCACTGGAGTAACCTTCATCGCGCAAGAGAACTGCCTGAAAGAGTTTTTCATGCCCTCCATGAATGGCACCCCATCTGATTGGAACAATCCGGCGCTCAAGGCATTTCTGCCCTCGGTCACCTACAAGGACAGATTGGATATTCAGGTCGGAGCGAAACGTATCGAGCTCTATTATTTCGGAGTTGGCCATACCACTGGGGACACGGTAGTGTATTTTCCGGATGAGAAAGTGGCGTTCATTGGCGACCAAATATTCACCACTCGGGTACAGCTGATTCATGCCTACAAGGGCGGGAGCTCGCTTGGCGAGGTAAGCGCCCTGGAAAGAATGCTCTCTACCATAGATGCCCAGAAATTTGTCTGCGGTCACAATGATATGATCGATCGCACTGCGGTCCAGAACCATATTGCCCAGATGAAAGAACTGCAGGAGAAAGTGCGTGGTCTCAAGGTGAAAGGTCAGAGCATTGAGGAGGCGCAAAAACAGTTCGAACAGAACCAGTCATCCCTTGTTCAGACGATTTATAACGAGATAAAATGA